Proteins encoded within one genomic window of Desulfonatronospira thiodismutans ASO3-1:
- a CDS encoding CheR family methyltransferase has translation MTLASREIIFDEFLQRVCPPRDLDWRKYRRASRRNVLRRIYQLGLGGFSEYADYIDSHPLEAAFLPNLLNVTVSRFFREKELWDHLAADVLPAMAAAHPASRPLQVLHIGCCNGEEPYSMALLWKNEIEPVFLRTSISITALDIDQACLDRASKGWYPRKTLREVPVELQRKWFEPEMEGFRLHKRIRHMVNFTKLDLLKDHLPGKQDMVFCRYLVFTYFQGKRRREMARKISECINPEGLLILGRKESIEPQEQDLFTPVSQNLKIYKNER, from the coding sequence ATGACATTGGCTTCCAGGGAAATTATTTTTGATGAGTTTTTACAAAGGGTCTGCCCTCCAAGAGATCTGGACTGGCGCAAGTACAGGCGTGCCAGCCGTCGCAATGTGCTCCGGCGTATTTACCAGCTGGGACTTGGAGGTTTTTCCGAGTATGCTGACTACATAGATTCTCACCCCCTGGAAGCAGCCTTCCTGCCCAACCTGCTCAATGTCACTGTAAGCCGATTTTTCCGGGAGAAAGAACTCTGGGATCACCTGGCTGCCGATGTACTTCCGGCCATGGCTGCTGCACATCCTGCCAGCCGGCCGCTGCAAGTGCTGCATATCGGATGCTGCAACGGCGAGGAGCCTTACTCCATGGCCCTTTTGTGGAAAAATGAAATAGAACCGGTTTTTCTAAGGACGAGCATTTCAATTACCGCCCTGGACATTGATCAGGCGTGTCTGGACCGGGCCAGTAAAGGCTGGTACCCACGTAAGACCCTGCGCGAAGTCCCGGTCGAACTGCAGAGAAAATGGTTTGAGCCGGAAATGGAGGGTTTCCGGCTGCACAAAAGAATCAGGCACATGGTCAATTTCACAAAGCTGGACCTGTTGAAAGACCATCTGCCCGGGAAGCAGGATATGGTATTCTGCAGATACCTGGTCTTTACATATTTCCAGGGTAAAAGGCGCAGGGAAATGGCCCGCAAAATTTCAGAGTGCATAAATCCCGAAGGGCTGCTTATTCTGGGCCGGAAAGAATCCATCGAACCGCAGGAACAGGACCTGTTTACTCCTGTCTCCCAGAACTTGAAGATATACAAAAATGAACGATGA
- the tsoC gene encoding NEPxGxxU motif selenoprotein TsoC translates to MLKVMFFLNEPRGKPUKNFLKMMPRLGEKYDVEIETVSKPMQEYHTDEYFEQDLPVAPAVMVGDEVVVEGANVDEYTVEEAICRHLGLQPPEKKGFLGRMFGS, encoded by the coding sequence ATGCTCAAGGTCATGTTTTTCCTCAATGAGCCCAGGGGCAAGCCCTGAAAGAATTTTCTGAAGATGATGCCCAGGCTGGGCGAAAAATACGATGTGGAAATAGAGACGGTTTCCAAGCCCATGCAGGAATACCATACCGATGAATACTTTGAGCAGGACCTGCCTGTGGCTCCGGCAGTGATGGTAGGCGACGAGGTGGTTGTGGAAGGGGCCAACGTGGATGAGTACACAGTGGAAGAGGCCATCTGCCGTCACCTGGGGCTTCAGCCCCCGGAGAAAAAGGGTTTTCTGGGACGCATGTTCGGAAGCTGA
- a CDS encoding TVP38/TMEM64 family protein, whose amino-acid sequence MAEQNGSTRKGPGRGAILKILALLLFIVAAVYSVQFTQLREYFTQETLVAFLEDIGWWAPAVFSLLYAIGVCLFVPGTLLAGVGAALFGPYVGFVFVWIGAMLGASTAFFIGRTLGREFAASLIGDRLKKYDEAIERNGFATVLYLRLIYFPFTPMNFGMGLTRVRFWDYFFGTAFGIVVGTFIFTFFIGTLRDVWLSGEWSGLLSWQVFLSVVLFAFSLYLPRLVKKIKGENGAQE is encoded by the coding sequence ATGGCGGAACAAAACGGATCCACCAGAAAAGGCCCCGGGCGCGGGGCTATATTAAAGATCCTGGCTCTTTTGCTGTTTATCGTTGCGGCTGTTTATTCTGTTCAGTTCACCCAGCTGCGGGAATACTTCACCCAGGAAACCCTGGTGGCCTTTCTGGAGGATATCGGATGGTGGGCCCCGGCCGTATTCAGTCTTTTATACGCCATCGGGGTGTGCCTGTTTGTTCCGGGAACTCTTTTGGCTGGTGTGGGAGCAGCCCTGTTCGGTCCTTACGTGGGCTTTGTCTTCGTCTGGATCGGGGCCATGCTGGGGGCCAGCACCGCATTTTTTATCGGGCGCACCCTGGGCCGGGAATTTGCCGCCTCCCTTATAGGCGACAGGCTTAAGAAATACGACGAGGCTATAGAGAGAAACGGCTTTGCAACTGTACTCTATCTGCGCCTGATCTACTTTCCTTTCACCCCCATGAACTTCGGGATGGGCCTGACCAGGGTCAGGTTCTGGGATTATTTCTTCGGCACCGCCTTTGGAATAGTCGTGGGGACATTTATTTTTACTTTCTTTATCGGTACGCTGCGCGATGTATGGCTGTCCGGGGAATGGAGCGGGCTTCTTTCCTGGCAGGTATTTCTATCCGTGGTCCTGTTTGCTTTTTCCCTATATCTGCCCAGGCTGGTAAAAAAGATAAAGGGTGAAAACGGGGCTCAAGAATAA
- a CDS encoding glutamate-5-semialdehyde dehydrogenase: protein MSLEQQVKDVSRKARDAGRLMARADSEKKNRALEILADLLEQNSAKIFEANIKDIQEAETRGLDKARVERLKLDSGAVKSMAGACREVAAMHDPVGEIESMHKRPSGITVGRMRIPLGVVAIIYESRPNVTIDAAILCLKAGNAIILRGGSEAANSNEALAGLISTALAQSGLPESGVCCLPSTDREAVRIMLKQDDCIDVVIPRGGEGLIRAVVQDATMPVLKHYKGVCHIYVHNDADLDRAVDIIQNAKVQRPGVCNALECLLVHSDVAGNFLPRLSYRLAGDQVEYRACERSLPLLGDAARPASPEDFGCEFLSLTMAVRVVDSQDQAQEHIDKYGSGHSEAILTRDYSSSMRFMREVDASAVFVNASTRFNDGGQFGLGAEIGISTSKLHAYGPMGVRELTSTKFVVLGEGQIRC, encoded by the coding sequence ATGAGTTTGGAGCAACAGGTCAAAGATGTTTCCCGCAAGGCCCGGGATGCCGGCAGGCTTATGGCCAGGGCGGACTCGGAAAAGAAAAACAGGGCCCTGGAAATACTGGCGGATTTGCTGGAGCAAAATAGCGCAAAAATCTTTGAGGCCAATATCAAAGATATCCAGGAGGCGGAAACAAGGGGGTTGGACAAAGCCAGGGTGGAGAGGCTCAAACTCGATTCCGGCGCCGTAAAATCCATGGCCGGAGCCTGCAGGGAAGTGGCTGCCATGCATGATCCCGTAGGAGAAATCGAGTCCATGCACAAAAGACCCAGTGGTATTACTGTGGGCAGGATGCGCATCCCCTTAGGCGTGGTGGCCATTATTTATGAATCCAGGCCCAATGTCACCATTGACGCGGCTATATTGTGCCTCAAGGCGGGCAATGCCATAATTTTAAGGGGCGGATCCGAGGCGGCCAATTCCAATGAGGCTCTGGCCGGGCTTATATCCACAGCTCTGGCCCAGAGCGGGTTGCCAGAAAGCGGAGTCTGCTGCCTGCCCTCCACTGACCGGGAAGCGGTACGCATAATGCTCAAGCAGGACGACTGCATAGACGTGGTCATCCCCAGGGGTGGTGAGGGGCTTATCCGTGCCGTGGTCCAGGATGCGACCATGCCCGTGCTCAAGCATTACAAGGGAGTATGCCACATCTATGTGCACAACGACGCCGACCTGGATCGAGCTGTAGATATTATCCAGAACGCCAAGGTTCAAAGACCCGGAGTGTGCAACGCCCTGGAGTGCCTGCTTGTGCACTCTGACGTTGCCGGAAACTTTCTGCCCCGTTTGAGCTACAGGCTGGCAGGTGACCAGGTGGAATACAGGGCCTGTGAGAGGTCCCTGCCTCTTCTCGGAGACGCTGCCAGGCCTGCTTCTCCTGAGGACTTCGGCTGTGAATTTCTGTCCCTGACCATGGCTGTGCGGGTTGTAGACAGCCAGGACCAGGCCCAGGAGCATATAGATAAATACGGATCAGGACATTCCGAGGCTATCCTGACCAGGGACTATTCCAGTTCCATGCGATTCATGCGGGAAGTGGATGCTTCAGCGGTCTTTGTAAACGCCTCCACCAGGTTCAATGATGGCGGACAGTTCGGACTGGGAGCTGAAATAGGCATATCCACCTCCAAGCTGCACGCATACGGACCCATGGGAGTGCGGGAACTCACCAGCACCAAGTTTGTGGTCCTGGGTGAAGGACAGATACGTTGTTGA
- a CDS encoding DMT family transporter codes for MKFLYILLALAAGIMMPVQAGINALLGAQIKSPIMAAAVSFTVGAAFLILLCIMLRIPAPAMSLWGKLPLWMWTGGLLGAFFVTTTIILAPKLGAVTLLASLITAQMTASIILDHYGLIGYPVQPVNMGRVLGVIFLILGVLLVQRY; via the coding sequence GTGAAATTTCTGTATATTTTACTAGCCCTGGCAGCCGGTATAATGATGCCGGTGCAGGCCGGCATCAACGCGTTGCTGGGAGCCCAGATCAAAAGCCCCATCATGGCCGCAGCAGTATCCTTTACAGTGGGTGCTGCATTCCTGATCCTGCTTTGCATCATGCTTCGCATCCCTGCACCGGCTATGTCGCTCTGGGGCAAGCTCCCCCTCTGGATGTGGACCGGAGGTCTGCTAGGGGCTTTTTTTGTGACCACCACAATTATTCTGGCTCCCAAGCTTGGGGCAGTAACCCTTCTGGCTTCACTGATCACGGCCCAGATGACCGCTTCTATTATTCTGGACCATTACGGTCTTATCGGCTATCCTGTACAGCCAGTAAACATGGGACGGGTTCTCGGGGTCATATTCCTGATTCTGGGAGTCCTCCTTGTGCAGAGATACTGA
- the tsoA gene encoding LULAXC motif selenoprotein TsoA: MSADTEALKKNILDLVLNLEPEEALDAFSGALREVLSRLEDEQRVRFVLALLEKGDEDKISSMVHLUMAKCLDEGVDPTHMCQSLVDRISRSRALNSIAEPELLPLFEDWLEELEKEFVRQAEKSQSSDAALMAEKLGLSMAGAQFLKAKLEQEGKI, translated from the coding sequence ATGAGTGCAGATACTGAAGCCCTGAAAAAAAACATCCTGGACCTGGTCCTGAATCTGGAGCCTGAAGAGGCCCTGGACGCCTTTTCCGGTGCTCTGCGGGAGGTTTTATCCAGGCTGGAAGACGAGCAGAGGGTAAGGTTTGTCCTGGCACTTCTGGAAAAAGGAGATGAGGACAAGATCTCCAGCATGGTGCATCTGTGAATGGCCAAATGCCTGGACGAAGGTGTCGATCCAACGCATATGTGTCAGAGCCTGGTGGACAGGATCTCCAGGTCCCGGGCCTTGAACAGTATTGCCGAGCCGGAACTCCTGCCTCTTTTCGAGGACTGGCTGGAAGAGCTGGAAAAGGAGTTTGTCAGGCAGGCAGAAAAGTCACAAAGCTCAGATGCCGCCCTGATGGCGGAGAAACTGGGACTGAGCATGGCCGGAGCCCAGTTTTTGAAGGCCAAGCTTGAGCAGGAAGGCAAGATCTAA
- a CDS encoding rod shape-determining protein, producing the protein MFFRRELAIDLGTTNTLIYSRGDGIVLNEPSVVLLDKRRKEVLAIGQKARDFSGRTHPNAISMHALSHGVISDFEVTQIMINSFIRQVLPGKSLFKPFIIVGVPLEITQLDKRAISEAIRLMGAKKVRLVNELMAAAIGAGLPTAEAEGSMIVDIGGGTTEMGVISLSSLVVYKSIKVAGDDINEAIQRHMRENHRLLIGEIMSEKIKCEIGRAVFVNDDLAMEVQGKCLIKNTPKSITLNSHEVTDAIQNSLDTIAQNIIEVLSVTPPSIAGDILKNGIHLTGGGSLLNGMNHFIAQQTSLKVISDDDPFTAVIRGAGMILDNQDNFEDAFLIVPDSKLDTQSSSA; encoded by the coding sequence ATGTTTTTTAGAAGAGAGCTTGCAATTGATCTGGGCACAACCAATACTCTGATATACAGTCGCGGGGACGGAATTGTTCTGAATGAGCCCTCTGTGGTATTGCTGGATAAACGCCGTAAAGAGGTTCTTGCCATAGGACAAAAAGCCAGAGATTTTTCAGGCCGGACTCACCCTAATGCCATTTCAATGCATGCCTTGAGTCATGGAGTAATCTCAGACTTTGAGGTTACCCAGATAATGATCAACAGTTTTATACGACAGGTGCTCCCTGGAAAAAGTCTTTTCAAGCCATTTATTATCGTAGGGGTTCCCTTAGAAATTACTCAACTGGATAAACGTGCTATAAGTGAAGCAATTCGATTGATGGGGGCGAAAAAAGTCAGATTAGTTAATGAACTTATGGCAGCAGCAATAGGCGCTGGACTGCCTACTGCGGAAGCTGAAGGCAGTATGATTGTTGACATCGGAGGAGGAACTACGGAGATGGGTGTAATATCCTTGTCTTCCCTGGTTGTTTATAAGTCGATAAAAGTGGCAGGAGATGATATAAATGAAGCGATTCAGAGGCACATGCGGGAAAATCATCGCCTCTTGATTGGTGAAATTATGTCTGAAAAAATAAAATGTGAAATAGGAAGAGCTGTCTTTGTAAATGATGATTTGGCCATGGAGGTTCAAGGAAAATGTTTGATAAAGAACACTCCGAAATCCATAACACTGAACAGCCATGAGGTTACAGATGCGATTCAGAATTCTCTGGATACCATTGCCCAGAATATAATAGAAGTATTGTCAGTCACTCCTCCCAGTATAGCAGGGGATATTTTAAAAAACGGCATACACTTAACTGGTGGAGGGTCCCTGCTAAACGGAATGAACCATTTCATCGCCCAGCAGACATCATTAAAGGTTATTTCAGATGATGACCCTTTTACTGCGGTAATACGGGGTGCGGGGATGATATTAGATAATCAGGACAATTTTGAAGACGCTTTTCTAATAGTACCTGATTCAAAACTTGATACCCAGAGTAGTTCAGCTTAA
- a CDS encoding NTPase, translating into MKNLNILITGSPGTGKTTLVRSLCHSLKDFNPAGFYTQEIREKGKRLGFELVSLDGPGMILAHTDLPGDFQVGRYGVDVSGFDRFLKRLRLDNTQTGLIVIDEIGKMECFSDNFAALVYTALDSPIPVLATVAAKGGGLITAVKKRPDVEVVELTLHNRNELAPELERRIRNFLS; encoded by the coding sequence ATGAAAAATCTGAATATTTTGATCACCGGCAGTCCTGGCACCGGCAAAACCACCCTGGTCAGGAGCCTTTGTCACAGCCTGAAGGATTTTAATCCGGCCGGATTCTACACCCAGGAGATCCGGGAGAAAGGAAAGCGGCTGGGGTTTGAACTGGTAAGCCTGGATGGTCCCGGGATGATCCTGGCTCATACCGATTTGCCCGGTGATTTCCAGGTGGGCAGATACGGGGTGGATGTGTCCGGCTTTGACAGATTTTTAAAGCGACTTAGACTTGATAACACCCAGACAGGACTTATAGTAATCGACGAGATTGGAAAGATGGAGTGCTTTTCTGACAATTTCGCCGCACTTGTCTATACAGCCCTGGACTCCCCCATACCAGTGCTGGCAACCGTCGCAGCCAAAGGGGGAGGATTGATTACCGCAGTCAAAAAGAGGCCCGATGTAGAGGTTGTTGAACTTACCCTGCACAACAGAAATGAGCTTGCGCCAGAGCTGGAAAGACGGATCAGGAATTTTCTGTCATGA
- the tsoB gene encoding rhodanese/DsbD fusion-like selenoprotein TsoB produces the protein MSPRRIIVLMVLSLVISGTALWLTNLEIEFEDATWEEVHEEAEAGGYQILTTEELYKMHQEVEDLVIVDTRQEWEYRLGHVENAENFFMQPWFWDRWMKRGDLRDFLSQHARDKETALVFYUDGMDUVVSDSAARVAVSLGYENVYRDPKGFEAWEEEGYPVHSLPAEAPATPLEAEGPGTLEGLALFGTLAAVFAGGLALNLTPCVYPLIPITVSFFGGMGGQGRGRLLIHGGLYILGLATTNSILGVAAALTGGLIGGLLQNPLVLAGIALVLLIFALSMFGFWELRLPASLNQAASRSFGGYFGSLFMGLTIGVVAAPCIGPFVLGLLAWVATMGSPLLGFAVFFTLSLGLGVPLFFLAVFSGKLQSLPRSGEWMIWVRKLLGWILVGMAVYFLKPLLGDPAGTFVMAAVFLAAALHLGVLDKTQAGFRAFVWMKSAVLLVGMTLAVFIAGSYALQGPGVAWDDYSEALLEQAGEENKPVMLDFYADWCAPCRQLENVTFQDQDVVELSREFITIKVDMTRGGVELHERLVAEYEVRGVPTVIFLTPEGQEMEDLRVVDFIPPGEFLGLMHNALQKTEKE, from the coding sequence ATGAGCCCCAGGCGCATTATTGTTCTCATGGTACTGTCTCTGGTGATTTCCGGAACAGCCTTGTGGCTTACAAATCTGGAAATTGAATTCGAAGATGCAACCTGGGAAGAAGTGCATGAAGAAGCTGAAGCAGGCGGGTATCAAATTCTTACCACTGAAGAGCTTTATAAAATGCACCAGGAAGTCGAGGACCTGGTGATAGTGGATACCAGGCAGGAATGGGAATACCGCCTGGGACACGTTGAAAATGCAGAAAACTTTTTCATGCAGCCCTGGTTCTGGGACCGGTGGATGAAAAGAGGTGACCTGCGCGACTTTTTAAGCCAGCATGCCAGGGACAAGGAGACGGCCCTGGTCTTCTACTGAGACGGCATGGACTGAGTCGTAAGCGACTCCGCGGCCCGGGTGGCCGTAAGTCTTGGTTATGAAAACGTCTACCGTGACCCCAAGGGCTTCGAGGCCTGGGAAGAAGAAGGCTATCCCGTGCACAGCCTCCCGGCTGAAGCTCCGGCCACACCCCTTGAGGCTGAAGGCCCAGGCACTCTGGAAGGCCTGGCCCTTTTCGGCACCCTGGCAGCGGTCTTTGCCGGTGGTCTGGCCCTGAACCTGACACCCTGCGTCTATCCCCTCATCCCCATCACCGTATCCTTCTTCGGGGGCATGGGCGGTCAGGGCCGGGGCAGGCTGCTGATCCACGGCGGGCTTTACATCCTGGGCCTGGCTACAACCAACTCCATCCTGGGAGTGGCCGCAGCCCTGACCGGCGGGCTTATAGGCGGACTGCTGCAAAACCCCTTAGTGCTGGCCGGCATTGCCCTGGTTCTGCTTATCTTCGCCCTGAGCATGTTCGGATTCTGGGAACTGCGACTCCCGGCGTCTCTAAACCAGGCCGCTTCCAGGTCATTCGGCGGATATTTCGGCAGCCTGTTCATGGGATTGACCATCGGCGTGGTGGCCGCGCCCTGCATAGGCCCCTTTGTCCTGGGGCTGCTGGCCTGGGTGGCTACCATGGGCAGCCCGCTTCTGGGATTTGCCGTCTTTTTCACCCTGAGCCTTGGTCTGGGGGTCCCGCTGTTCTTTCTGGCGGTATTCTCCGGCAAGCTGCAGAGCCTGCCCCGCTCCGGTGAATGGATGATCTGGGTCAGAAAACTTCTGGGCTGGATCCTGGTGGGCATGGCTGTTTATTTTCTCAAACCGCTGCTGGGAGATCCCGCCGGGACCTTTGTCATGGCTGCTGTTTTTCTGGCCGCAGCCCTTCATCTGGGCGTTCTGGACAAGACTCAGGCCGGGTTCAGGGCTTTTGTCTGGATGAAATCCGCTGTTCTCCTGGTGGGCATGACTCTGGCGGTCTTCATTGCCGGGTCCTACGCCCTGCAGGGACCCGGAGTGGCCTGGGATGATTATTCCGAGGCGCTTCTGGAACAGGCCGGGGAAGAAAACAAACCGGTGATGCTGGACTTTTATGCTGACTGGTGCGCACCGTGCAGACAGTTAGAGAATGTAACGTTTCAGGATCAGGATGTAGTTGAGCTTTCCCGGGAGTTTATCACCATCAAGGTGGACATGACGCGCGGGGGAGTGGAACTTCATGAAAGGCTTGTGGCTGAGTACGAGGTGCGCGGAGTCCCCACGGTAATATTTCTCACCCCTGAAGGGCAGGAGATGGAGGATCTGCGTGTGGTGGACTTCATTCCGCCCGGCGAATTCCTTGGACTTATGCACAATGCTTTACAGAAAACAGAGAAGGAGTGA
- a CDS encoding type IV pilin protein produces MFFSRKQEGFSFLGFVVVLALIAFLLMIAIPQYLEYRDRDQDNTGLLDDPVKISQAWDKEISNNNLYVVLSSTHF; encoded by the coding sequence ATGTTTTTTTCAAGGAAGCAGGAAGGTTTTTCCTTTCTGGGATTTGTTGTTGTTCTGGCCCTGATTGCTTTTTTGCTTATGATAGCAATTCCCCAGTACCTGGAATACCGCGACAGGGATCAGGATAACACAGGCTTGCTGGATGATCCTGTAAAAATTTCTCAGGCCTGGGATAAGGAAATAAGTAATAATAACCTGTACGTTGTCTTATCCAGCACTCACTTTTGA
- a CDS encoding NAD(P)/FAD-dependent oxidoreductase — MSVKDVAIIGQGPAGLSAAIYTSRAGLDTLIIGCAPKVAGDYDIDNYFGFPAGIKGNELIELGCEHAAKYGTQLSCEKVLAIHMQPDMTFKIKTDYGEYQARTVILATGVSRVRPGIKNISEYEGKGVSYCVSCDGFFFKGKKVVVVGEGVFAANQAIELKEYTPYVSICTQGKEPEIPENYMQHLQELDIEIMKGKIQNLEGEQFLEKAHFEDGTTLDVDGLFVAMGEASSLDFAYSLGITTQKNFIEADHEQKTNVPGVFAAGDCVGRFLQISVAVGEGAIAARSAIKYIKGLRKQE, encoded by the coding sequence ATGTCAGTAAAGGATGTGGCCATAATCGGACAGGGACCGGCCGGACTCTCCGCGGCCATCTACACTTCCAGGGCCGGGCTGGATACCCTTATTATCGGGTGCGCCCCAAAGGTGGCCGGAGACTATGATATAGACAATTACTTCGGCTTTCCCGCAGGTATCAAGGGCAACGAACTTATAGAGCTGGGATGTGAGCACGCTGCCAAATACGGCACGCAGCTCAGCTGCGAAAAGGTCCTGGCCATTCACATGCAGCCGGATATGACCTTCAAGATCAAGACCGACTACGGCGAATATCAGGCCCGGACGGTTATTCTGGCCACAGGCGTCAGCCGGGTCAGACCGGGTATAAAAAATATCTCCGAATATGAGGGTAAAGGGGTTTCGTACTGCGTCAGTTGCGACGGATTCTTTTTCAAGGGCAAAAAGGTCGTAGTGGTTGGAGAGGGAGTCTTTGCAGCCAACCAGGCCATTGAGCTGAAGGAGTACACTCCTTATGTAAGCATCTGCACCCAGGGCAAGGAACCTGAAATACCTGAAAATTATATGCAGCATCTCCAGGAACTGGACATCGAGATCATGAAGGGCAAAATCCAGAACCTGGAAGGGGAGCAGTTTCTGGAAAAGGCACACTTTGAAGACGGAACCACCCTGGATGTGGACGGTCTGTTTGTAGCCATGGGTGAGGCTTCTTCTCTGGATTTTGCTTATTCCTTAGGCATAACCACCCAAAAGAATTTTATAGAAGCTGATCATGAACAAAAAACCAACGTGCCGGGTGTCTTTGCCGCCGGTGATTGCGTGGGCCGTTTTCTGCAGATCAGCGTGGCAGTGGGTGAAGGCGCCATCGCCGCCCGCTCGGCAATTAAATATATCAAAGGGTTGAGAAAGCAGGAGTAG
- the tsoR gene encoding ArsR/SmtB-type metalloregulator TsoR → MTDSKNNQPRESLQNAAQLAKALGDANRLRILRCLGSERQSVSALVEQLDLSQPLVSHHLRELKRLLLVIVERQGPFVYYSLNDPRVLDVLDQLEQLAQLVLDKRSNL, encoded by the coding sequence GTGACTGATTCTAAAAACAACCAGCCCAGGGAAAGCCTGCAAAATGCCGCCCAGCTGGCCAAGGCTCTGGGAGATGCCAACCGCCTGCGCATTCTCAGGTGTCTGGGAAGTGAAAGGCAGTCGGTGAGCGCCCTTGTGGAGCAGCTGGATCTATCCCAGCCCCTTGTCTCTCATCACCTGCGTGAACTCAAAAGGCTTTTGCTGGTTATTGTGGAAAGGCAGGGGCCTTTTGTCTACTACAGCTTAAACGACCCCAGGGTGTTAGATGTTCTTGATCAACTTGAACAGCTGGCTCAGCTGGTTCTGGATAAGCGCAGCAATCTTTAG